The following are from one region of the Mercenaria mercenaria strain notata unplaced genomic scaffold, MADL_Memer_1 contig_1201, whole genome shotgun sequence genome:
- the LOC128551516 gene encoding uncharacterized protein LOC128551516 isoform X1, protein MPLYCIVKGCKNMSGRGHDVKFHRLPVNNVKNCREWLIRAGMTDKELKDVTVSQCRNWRICSAHFQSARQTQEPFLPTIGLPDYERKLAATGLLQLHDSQGTASSSTNGTYTGSSEASIQESSAMQGDQMVQSHSIITGQAIPQSEEVQVDQISPSESIATAPEEVASAVSSQASCKPAQSKRKLFRETESQVTPKDPKKQRTKGLQKTPPTSRHTEITPKSRRSTMSNTELRLTKDVQTPIPAQNFIVKKTTSTQTVIATENKSVQACLEKIELLKTSDKELKKYTGIENYKLFQILHKYLVSQCSDSICTIQTHSDDPSKLYSHISTENQLLLVLYKLKRNPVDSVLSSEFHVSTGRISEIFKFWIRRMYRKFKIIKIWPSHENVQKYMPSATKQHFPDLVAISDCVEFSTQVPRAPLPGKQLFSNYKNCHTVKVMYSTAPNGALIHCSDAYGGNSSDKEIFAQFVN, encoded by the exons ATGCCGCTCTATTGCATAGTGAAGGGATGCAAAAACATGTCAGGTAGAGGACACGATGTCAAATTCCATCGATTACCAGTTAATAACGTGAAGAATTGTAGAGAATGGTTAATAAGAGCAGGAATGACAGATAAAGAACTGAAAGATGTGACAGTTTCTCAATGCCGGAACTGGCGAATTTGTTCGGCACATTTCCAGTCAGCGCGTCAGACTCAGGAGCCATTTCTTCCAACGATCGGTCTACCAG ATTATGAAAGAAAACTAGCAGCTACAGGTCTTTTACAACTGCATGATTCACAGGGGACTGCTTCCTCATCAACAAACGGTACTTATACAG GTTCTTCTGAGGCCAGCATTCAGGAGAGTAGTGCAATGCAGGGTGATCAGATGGTTCAATCACACAGCATCATCACTG GTCAGGCAATCCCGCAGAGTGAGGAAGTGCAGGTCGATCAAATAAGTCCATCAGAAAGTATTGCCACAG CCCCAGAAGAAGTTGCCAGTGCTGTATCGTCCCAAGCATCATGTAAACCAGCCCAATCGAAACGGAAGCTGTTCAGAGAAACGGAGTCTCAGGTTACGCCAAAAGATCCAAAAAAGCAACGTACAAAAGGGCTTCAGAAAACTCCGCCAACATCACGGCATACAGAAATTACTCCGAAGTCTAGACGATCAACCATGTCAAACACAGAACTCAGACTAACAAAAGATGTACAGACACCAATACCTGCTCAAAATTTTATAGTTAAAAAAACGACCTCCACACAGACAGTAATTGCAACTGAAAACAAAAGCGTACAAGCATGCTTAGAAAAAATTGAGTTGTTGAAGACAAGCGACAAAGAATTAAAGAAGTATACAGGAATCGAAAATTATAAATTGTttcaaattttacacaaatatctTGTCTCCCAATGTTCAGATAGCATATGCACTATTCAAACTCATAGTGATGATCCATCAAAATTATATTCACACATTTCTACAGAAAATCAGTTACTGCTTGTATTGTACAAACTGAAAAGAAACCCTGTAGATTCTGTTTTATCATCTGAATTTCATGTTTCAACAGGACGTATTTCTGAGATTTTCAAATTCTGGATAAGACGAATGTacagaaaattcaaaataataaagaTTTGGCCATCTCacgaaaatgtacaaaaatacatGCCTAGCGCTACAAAGCAGCACTTTCCAGATTTAGTTGCAATTTCTGACTGTGTGGAATTTAGTACTCAGGTCCCACGAGCCCCATTGCCTGGGAAACAACTatttagtaattataaaaattgtcACACTGTTAAAGTAATGTATAGCACAGCACCAAATGGTGCACTCATTCACTGTTCTGATGCATATGGAGGCAATAGCTCTGACAAAGAAATATTTGCTCAATTTGTCAACTAG
- the LOC128551516 gene encoding uncharacterized protein LOC128551516 isoform X2, translating to MAECFVVYSSEYFVVYSSYRTGSSEASIQESSAMQGDQMVQSHSIITGQAIPQSEEVQVDQISPSESIATAPEEVASAVSSQASCKPAQSKRKLFRETESQVTPKDPKKQRTKGLQKTPPTSRHTEITPKSRRSTMSNTELRLTKDVQTPIPAQNFIVKKTTSTQTVIATENKSVQACLEKIELLKTSDKELKKYTGIENYKLFQILHKYLVSQCSDSICTIQTHSDDPSKLYSHISTENQLLLVLYKLKRNPVDSVLSSEFHVSTGRISEIFKFWIRRMYRKFKIIKIWPSHENVQKYMPSATKQHFPDLVAISDCVEFSTQVPRAPLPGKQLFSNYKNCHTVKVMYSTAPNGALIHCSDAYGGNSSDKEIFAQFVN from the exons ATGGCAGAGTGTTTTGTGGTTTACAGTTCGGAGTACTTTGTGGTTTACAGTTCTTACAGAACTG GTTCTTCTGAGGCCAGCATTCAGGAGAGTAGTGCAATGCAGGGTGATCAGATGGTTCAATCACACAGCATCATCACTG GTCAGGCAATCCCGCAGAGTGAGGAAGTGCAGGTCGATCAAATAAGTCCATCAGAAAGTATTGCCACAG CCCCAGAAGAAGTTGCCAGTGCTGTATCGTCCCAAGCATCATGTAAACCAGCCCAATCGAAACGGAAGCTGTTCAGAGAAACGGAGTCTCAGGTTACGCCAAAAGATCCAAAAAAGCAACGTACAAAAGGGCTTCAGAAAACTCCGCCAACATCACGGCATACAGAAATTACTCCGAAGTCTAGACGATCAACCATGTCAAACACAGAACTCAGACTAACAAAAGATGTACAGACACCAATACCTGCTCAAAATTTTATAGTTAAAAAAACGACCTCCACACAGACAGTAATTGCAACTGAAAACAAAAGCGTACAAGCATGCTTAGAAAAAATTGAGTTGTTGAAGACAAGCGACAAAGAATTAAAGAAGTATACAGGAATCGAAAATTATAAATTGTttcaaattttacacaaatatctTGTCTCCCAATGTTCAGATAGCATATGCACTATTCAAACTCATAGTGATGATCCATCAAAATTATATTCACACATTTCTACAGAAAATCAGTTACTGCTTGTATTGTACAAACTGAAAAGAAACCCTGTAGATTCTGTTTTATCATCTGAATTTCATGTTTCAACAGGACGTATTTCTGAGATTTTCAAATTCTGGATAAGACGAATGTacagaaaattcaaaataataaagaTTTGGCCATCTCacgaaaatgtacaaaaatacatGCCTAGCGCTACAAAGCAGCACTTTCCAGATTTAGTTGCAATTTCTGACTGTGTGGAATTTAGTACTCAGGTCCCACGAGCCCCATTGCCTGGGAAACAACTatttagtaattataaaaattgtcACACTGTTAAAGTAATGTATAGCACAGCACCAAATGGTGCACTCATTCACTGTTCTGATGCATATGGAGGCAATAGCTCTGACAAAGAAATATTTGCTCAATTTGTCAACTAG